The following are encoded together in the Vanrija pseudolonga chromosome 7, complete sequence genome:
- the C56C10.7 gene encoding putative trafficking protein particle complex subunit 13 → MYYCVARGGDAEGGRCQWPRRRWRRRRPTSQQPTRPPAWPTSTSYISSRHCPLASTHHHTMELPPLTFELARLSPYTLVPGAATPSPFDVVPSAADARPAPGLPTGFTVSPTSNYPAPFGFASLGERVSAHVRLTSAHPAQEPVRGVKMMLEVQSPSGRFRLGEVIHGTGGREAGSEPAQAEERAWDDLPRLEAGEAVEIDSGHDISELGSHILICSVAWETPDGRRTFQRFLKFTVNAPLAIKTRVHTATHPNSALSPSRRADVYLEVLMQNVSPAAMEFGDVILNAVEGLVARPILPAEAPADFEVSKHAAEPPSLLPGDTMQRLFVLSPAADTGALSSFPPTYAAGTVLPLGRLDIAWIAGPYRDPGRFQTSTLNRRAPAPATAARAPPSRPNSVLGAPPLRAATGWEFDLTLADAPREAALEEPFERTLRVAVRSAPVAEGSAAPPPLQLGVQFLAAPPPANAPPPPASASAPALALSPPSRSATPVRGASPAVPGRPFSPGSTPSRPMTPVSAQLRHAVVSNIASPSAPSTPASPGFGTPAPPPPAPAPAFPPAPVLDRSGVSLPKRGLPAARAGRAAPVGSTLVLPPPAEWTLLAERPGTTYAAEAPGTTTSQRWEAAYDVPARYVALGEGLAELGGLRVLVLHDDSATTGSVGREWESLGDVWIAAA, encoded by the exons ATGTATTATTGCGTTGCAAGGggcggtgacgccgaggggggGAGGTGCCAGTggccccgacgccgatggcgacgccggcggcccaCATCCCAACAGCCCACGCGTCCGCCTGCCTggcccacctccacctcgtaCATTTCGTCACGTCACTGTCCACTCGCATCCACCCATCATCACACAATGGAGCTGCCGCCACTGACATTCGAGCT CGCACGGCTGAGCCCGTACACGCTAGTGCCGGGCgcggccacgccgtcgccgttcgACGTGGTGCCCTCAGCGGCGGACGCACGGCCCGCGCCGGGCCTGCCGACGGGCTTCACCGTGTCCCCGACGAGCAACTATCCCGCGCCGTTCGGGTTCGcgagcctcggcgagcgcgtgagCGCGCATGTGCGGCTGACGTCGGCGCACCCCGCGCAGGAGCCAGTGCGCGGGGTCAAGATGATGCTCGAGGTGCAGAGCCCGTCGGGGAGgttccgcctcggcgaggtcatccacggcacgggcgggcgcgaggcgggctCGGAGCCTGCGCAGGCCGAAGAGCGCGCATGGGACGACTTGCCCCGCctcgaggctggcgaggccgtcgagatCGACTCGGGACACGATATCAGCGAGCTCGGGAGCCATATCCTCATCTGCTCGGTCGCGTGGGAGACGCCCGATGGGCGGAGGACGTTTCAGCGGTTTCTCAAGTTTACC GTCAACGCCCCGCTCGCAATCAAGACACGAGTCCACACCGCGACGCACCCCAACTCGGCCCTGTCGCCATCCCGCCGCGCAGACGTCTACCTCGAGGTCCTGATGCAGAACGTCTCCCCTGCGGCGATGGAATTCGGCGATGTGATCctcaacgccgtcgagggGCTTGTCGCGCGGCCCATCCTGCCGGCCGAAGCGCCCGCCGACTTTGAGGTCTCtaagcacgccgccgagccgccgtcCCTGCTGCCAGGCGACACGATGCAGCGGCTGTTCGTGctctcgcccgcggcggacACGGGAGCGCTGTCGTCCTTCCCGCCGACGTACGCGGCCGGCACCGTCCTCCCACTCGGCCGGCTCGACATTGCGTGGATCGCCGGGCCGTACCGCGACCCGGGGCGATTCCAGACATCGACGCTGAACCGCCgtgcgccggcaccagccacagcagcccgcgcgccgccatcccGGCCCAACTCGGTGcttggcgcgccgccgctgcgcgcggcaaCAGGCTGGGAGTTTGACCTgaccctcgccgacgcgccgcgcgaggcggcgctcgaggagccgTTTGagcgcacgctgcgcgtcgctgtgcgctcggcgccagtggccgagggctcggcggccCCGCCACCGCTCCAGCTCGGAGTGCAGTTCCtcgcggcgccaccacccgccaacgcaccaccgccgccggcgtcggcgtcagcgccggcactcgccctctcgccgccgtcgcggagCGCCACgccggtgcgcggcgcgtcgcctgCTGTCCCCGGCCGGCCATTCTCGCCCGgcagcacgccgtcgcggccgatgACGCCCGTGTCGGCGCAATtacgccacgccgtcgtgtCCAACATTgcgagcccgtcggcgccgtcgaccccCGCATCACCAGGgttcggcacgccggcgccaccaccgcccgcgccggccccagcgttcccgcccgcgccggtgcTCGACCGCAGCGGCGTGTCGTTACCGAAGCGCGGGCTGCCCGCTGCGCGGGCTGGGCGTGCCGCTCCTGTCGGCTCGACGCTCGTGCTCCCGCCACCCGCAGAGTggacgctgctcgccgagcgcccgGGCACGACGTacgctgccgaggcgccgggcacgacgacgtcgcagcGCTGGGAGGCGGCGTACGATGTGCCAGCGCGGTACGTCGCGCTGGGTGAggggctcgccgagctgggcggcctGCGCGTCCTGGTGCTGCATGACGACTCGGCCACGACCGGCTCCGTGGGGCGCGAGTGGGAGAGCTTGGGCGATGTTTGGATCGCCGCGGCGTGA